One genomic segment of Panulirus ornatus isolate Po-2019 chromosome 3, ASM3632096v1, whole genome shotgun sequence includes these proteins:
- the LOC139763934 gene encoding uncharacterized protein, whose translation MMERIILRRPLHATGGFHNCLSGFTQPRSTAHSIASLYCSLAARVSVLLGIKGAIDTVQPDLILAELARSGFKRRLLRWIISYLTGCQGQVRAEGSISPVQEMNFSIPQDGVLSPTLFNILMHTIASLQ comes from the coding sequence ATGATGGAGAGAATAATACTTCGTCGTCCTCTTCACGCCACAGGCGGCTTCCACAACTGCCTCAGTGGTTTCACACAACCTCGCAGCACAGCGCACTCCATTGCTTCCCTTTATTGCAGTCTGGCTGCCCGCGTCTCCGTCCTTCTTGGTATTAAGGGAGCCATTGATACAGTTCAGCCTGACCTCATTTTAGCAGAACTGGCGCGGTCAGGCTTTAAACGGCGACTTCTTCGATGGATCATCTCTTACCTCACTGGATGTCAGGGCCAAGTCCGCGCTGAAGGCTCCATATCTCCTGTTCAAGAAATGAACTTTAGCATCCCTCAAGATGGAGTCCTAAGTCCCACCTTATTTAACATTCTCATGCACACCATTGCATCTCTCCAATAG